From Solibacillus isronensis, the proteins below share one genomic window:
- the dapB gene encoding 4-hydroxy-tetrahydrodipicolinate reductase yields MTIRVAIAGARGKMGTEAVHTIMNNDGMELVSALDYKEVGTSLALLEEFPNHYEVPIYTNFVELVRETKPDVLLDLTNPLCVYERTKQALLHNIRPVVGTTGFTDEQLEELQQMATEKQLGCIIAPNFAIGAILMMKFAKDAAKYFPDVEIIEMHHDQKLDAPSGTGIKTAQMISEVRKAKKQGHPEEKETHTGARGANFDGMHIHSVRLPGLVAHQQVLFGSTGELLTIRHDSLNRGSFMSGVTFSIEEVMKTNTLIYGLENII; encoded by the coding sequence ATGACAATCAGAGTAGCAATTGCCGGTGCACGAGGCAAGATGGGAACAGAAGCAGTACATACAATCATGAATAATGACGGAATGGAGCTTGTATCAGCACTTGATTATAAAGAAGTCGGTACATCACTAGCCTTACTTGAAGAGTTTCCGAATCATTATGAAGTTCCGATTTATACTAATTTTGTTGAGCTTGTGCGTGAAACAAAGCCGGATGTACTTTTAGATTTAACAAATCCGCTTTGTGTTTATGAACGAACAAAACAGGCATTATTACATAACATACGTCCAGTAGTTGGGACGACCGGTTTTACCGACGAACAACTTGAAGAACTGCAGCAAATGGCAACAGAAAAACAATTAGGCTGTATTATTGCGCCGAATTTCGCGATTGGTGCAATATTAATGATGAAGTTTGCCAAAGATGCCGCAAAATATTTCCCGGATGTGGAAATTATCGAAATGCATCATGATCAAAAGCTAGATGCGCCATCTGGTACTGGTATTAAAACAGCACAAATGATCAGTGAAGTTCGAAAAGCGAAAAAGCAAGGGCATCCGGAAGAAAAAGAAACACATACTGGTGCAAGAGGCGCAAACTTTGACGGCATGCATATCCATTCAGTAAGACTTCCGGGTTTAGTTGCGCATCAACAAGTACTGTTTGGCAGCACAGGTGAATTATTAACGATTCGTCATGATTCATTAAATCGCGGAAGCTTTATGAGCGGTGTTACATTTAGTATTGAAGAAGTAATGAAAACCAATACATTAATCTACGGATTAGAGAACATCATTTAG
- a CDS encoding menaquinol-cytochrome c reductase cytochrome b/c subunit translates to MQRGKGMKFVGDSRVKASNRMPNVPKDYSEYPGKTEAFWPDFLLKEWMVGAVFLIGYLLLTVAHPSPLEGPADPTNASYIPLPDWYFLSMYQLLKYSYASGPYNVIGAMVIPGIAFGSLALIPFLDRTPERRPFKRPLPTAFMLLAIAALIYTTWESVQATNWEAVHAQGEITDKHLGLLPDVEVDETSEGYEIYQAQASCIGCHGGDLAGVSGPMLLGNELSAEEVQEVIVNGRGGMPAGAFTGTEEELQVLAEFIAGLKEAE, encoded by the coding sequence ATGCAACGCGGAAAAGGTATGAAGTTCGTAGGTGATTCACGTGTAAAAGCGAGTAACCGTATGCCGAACGTGCCAAAAGATTATTCCGAGTATCCAGGGAAAACAGAAGCTTTCTGGCCTGACTTCTTATTAAAAGAATGGATGGTTGGTGCAGTTTTCTTAATCGGTTATTTATTATTAACTGTCGCACATCCTTCACCACTTGAAGGCCCGGCAGATCCAACAAATGCATCGTATATACCGTTACCGGACTGGTACTTCCTATCAATGTACCAACTATTAAAATACTCTTATGCGTCTGGTCCATATAACGTTATTGGCGCAATGGTTATTCCAGGTATTGCATTTGGTTCATTAGCATTGATACCATTTTTAGATAGAACACCTGAACGTCGACCATTTAAACGACCATTACCTACAGCATTTATGTTGTTGGCAATAGCAGCACTTATTTATACAACATGGGAATCTGTTCAGGCTACTAACTGGGAAGCAGTTCATGCTCAAGGTGAAATTACGGATAAACATTTAGGCTTACTTCCGGATGTTGAAGTAGATGAAACGTCCGAAGGATATGAAATCTATCAAGCTCAAGCTTCATGTATCGGCTGTCATGGTGGAGACTTGGCTGGGGTTTCCGGGCCAATGCTTCTTGGCAATGAGTTATCAGCTGAAGAAGTTCAAGAAGTAATTGTGAATGGACGTGGCGGTATGCCGGCTGGAGCATTTACAGGTACAGAGGAAGAACTTCAAGTTTTAGCTGAATTTATCGCAGGATTAAAAGAAGCTGAATAA
- a CDS encoding zinc metallopeptidase has translation MYIIYFIIILLLPLYAQMKVKSTYKKFAKVPAEKGMTGAQVARYILDQHGLTDVRVVPTQGFLADHYNPATKTVALSEDNYYNSSIAGTSVAAHEVGHAIQHAEAYSFLTLRSKLVPVANISSNMSWIFVIIGILASSSGFLLLGIALLLAGVVFQVVTLPVEFDASKRAMNEVVSLGIINNTEERSARKVLNAAAMTYVAAAAVAIMELLRLILIYTGMTSED, from the coding sequence ATGTATATTATTTACTTTATCATCATTTTGCTGTTACCGTTGTATGCGCAAATGAAGGTAAAGAGTACTTACAAAAAGTTTGCTAAAGTTCCAGCTGAAAAAGGAATGACAGGTGCTCAAGTAGCACGTTATATTTTAGATCAACATGGTTTAACAGATGTTCGTGTAGTACCGACTCAAGGTTTTTTAGCTGACCACTATAATCCTGCAACTAAAACGGTTGCCTTGTCTGAAGACAACTACTACAATTCTTCAATCGCCGGTACATCTGTAGCAGCGCACGAAGTCGGTCATGCGATACAGCATGCGGAGGCTTATTCGTTCTTAACATTGCGTTCGAAATTAGTGCCGGTAGCTAATATTTCATCGAATATGTCTTGGATTTTTGTAATAATCGGTATTTTAGCTTCATCTTCAGGTTTCCTGTTGCTGGGTATTGCTTTATTATTAGCGGGTGTTGTGTTCCAAGTTGTAACATTACCGGTAGAGTTCGATGCATCCAAACGTGCGATGAATGAAGTCGTATCTTTAGGGATTATCAACAATACTGAAGAACGCTCAGCGCGTAAAGTTTTAAATGCAGCGGCAATGACATACGTGGCAGCAGCAGCTGTAGCAATAATGGAACTATTACGTTTAATCCTGATTTACACAGGCATGACTTCGGAAGATTAA
- a CDS encoding YpiF family protein: MNFIVKDVEQFQAQKQFIDTAIVPLVQLDFSDQGIKQSSSASEYLMTLTNFIEQQFKGRLLLLPPFSYTLGTKSDNMPAAMEKELKEAGFKAVVFITCDHSWTEFKEYLNIIWLPAIPLESMDQGVKQRILEDQLKQVIPTFTKIWV, encoded by the coding sequence ATGAACTTTATTGTAAAAGATGTAGAGCAGTTCCAGGCACAAAAGCAGTTTATAGATACGGCAATTGTCCCGCTCGTGCAATTGGATTTTTCTGATCAAGGGATAAAGCAGAGCAGTTCTGCTTCAGAATATTTAATGACGTTGACCAATTTCATAGAGCAGCAGTTTAAAGGTCGTCTTTTATTATTGCCCCCCTTTTCATATACGTTGGGAACCAAGTCAGATAATATGCCAGCAGCAATGGAAAAAGAATTGAAGGAAGCAGGTTTTAAAGCAGTGGTCTTTATTACCTGTGACCATTCATGGACTGAATTTAAAGAATATTTAAATATTATTTGGCTTCCGGCTATCCCCCTTGAGTCCATGGATCAGGGTGTAAAACAGAGAATTTTGGAAGACCAGTTAAAACAAGTCATCCCAACTTTTACGAAAATTTGGGTTTAA
- a CDS encoding CCA tRNA nucleotidyltransferase, which yields MIPQQWQAAKEVIKKIEHAGFEAFIVGGAVRDYYLQKENNDVDIATSALPEEIQTIFSQTIDVGIAHGTVIVLDCGEPIEVTTYRTESTYSDHRRPDTVEFVRNLQEDLKRRDFTMNAMALSQTGEYIDYYNGRHHIDSKVICAVGEPDQRFEEDALRMLRAVRFAAQLHFSIEENTFEAIRKKAASIEYVAIERIQVELSKIFISAHAAFGIEYMEKTNLGNFLYGDFTSSDWACFYSEDRQVGWAYFCLVNGSELTLLTKYRCSNKDKLFVKTVLEAYESLLSGMSLGDLMRFDTTILKTAHQFTIWQNHKLELSYEELVARKSVLPIQHVHELAITGKDLLEWSPKKRGSWIKQTLDAAVEVVLNGKVQNDKQQLKEWFYAFHDEG from the coding sequence ATGATTCCGCAACAATGGCAAGCGGCAAAGGAAGTCATTAAAAAGATTGAACATGCCGGTTTTGAAGCTTTTATTGTAGGAGGAGCGGTGCGGGATTATTATTTGCAAAAAGAAAATAATGATGTCGATATCGCAACGAGTGCATTGCCAGAAGAAATTCAAACAATCTTTTCCCAAACAATTGATGTCGGCATCGCTCACGGGACGGTCATTGTACTGGACTGTGGAGAACCAATCGAAGTAACAACTTACCGGACAGAGTCTACTTACAGTGACCATCGTCGTCCAGATACAGTAGAGTTCGTTCGAAATTTACAAGAGGATTTAAAACGCCGGGATTTTACAATGAATGCAATGGCCCTAAGTCAAACGGGAGAGTACATCGATTATTACAATGGCCGCCACCATATCGACAGCAAAGTTATTTGTGCTGTAGGGGAGCCTGATCAACGTTTTGAAGAAGATGCTCTCCGAATGCTGCGGGCTGTCCGATTTGCTGCACAGCTTCACTTCTCAATCGAGGAAAACACTTTCGAAGCAATCCGGAAAAAAGCAGCATCGATTGAATATGTTGCAATCGAGCGCATTCAAGTAGAACTTTCAAAGATTTTTATCTCTGCTCATGCTGCATTCGGTATTGAATATATGGAAAAAACGAATTTGGGTAATTTTCTATATGGCGATTTTACTTCTTCTGATTGGGCATGCTTTTATTCGGAAGACCGACAAGTTGGCTGGGCATATTTCTGTTTAGTAAACGGCAGTGAATTGACGCTCCTTACGAAGTATCGCTGTTCGAATAAGGATAAGCTCTTCGTGAAAACGGTGTTGGAAGCTTATGAAAGCCTGCTCAGTGGGATGAGCCTTGGTGATCTAATGCGCTTTGATACAACGATTCTTAAAACAGCCCACCAATTTACTATTTGGCAAAATCATAAACTTGAATTGAGTTATGAAGAATTAGTGGCACGAAAGAGCGTATTGCCGATTCAGCATGTGCATGAGCTTGCGATTACAGGAAAAGACTTGTTGGAGTGGTCCCCGAAAAAACGCGGCAGCTGGATTAAACAGACGCTTGATGCAGCAGTGGAAGTGGTCTTAAATGGGAAAGTCCAAAATGATAAACAACAATTAAAGGAATGGTTTTATGCATTTCACGATGAAGGATGA
- the bshA gene encoding N-acetyl-alpha-D-glucosaminyl L-malate synthase BshA: MKKLKIGITCYPTVGGSGVIATELGKMLAERGHEIHFITSSVPFRLNKIYSNVFFHEVEVNNYSVFQYPPYDIALASKMADVVKEEKLDLLHVHYAIPHAVCAVLARHMSGENFGIVTTLHGTDISVLGEDSTLAQAIKYGIDCSDAVTTVSESLKQQTYAMIDTKKPIETIYNFVDEDVFKPVDPGNLKEQFGILPHEKVIIHVSNFRKIKNLPDVVDSFLKIRERMPAKLLLVGDGPEKHRVTDIVKDSPYTDDVLFLGKQENITELFAISDLKLLLSEKESFGLVLLEAMACGIPGIGTAIGGIPEVIEHGVNGYLVPLGDTQAVADYAVELLQDEEKHKAFKEAALQSVREQFHESKMVEQYERIYESVVEKKNDSATMASGKGSH; encoded by the coding sequence ATGAAAAAATTAAAAATTGGTATTACATGTTACCCGACAGTGGGAGGTTCGGGTGTAATTGCAACAGAGTTAGGCAAAATGTTAGCAGAACGAGGACATGAAATTCACTTTATTACTTCAAGTGTGCCATTTCGACTTAATAAAATTTATTCAAACGTTTTTTTCCACGAGGTGGAAGTGAATAATTATTCGGTATTTCAATACCCACCATACGATATTGCATTAGCAAGTAAAATGGCTGATGTTGTTAAAGAGGAAAAACTTGATTTATTACATGTTCATTATGCGATTCCTCATGCGGTTTGTGCGGTTTTGGCCCGCCATATGAGCGGCGAGAACTTTGGCATTGTCACAACACTTCACGGAACAGATATTTCTGTTTTAGGCGAAGATTCTACATTGGCACAGGCGATCAAGTATGGGATTGATTGTTCCGATGCAGTAACGACTGTTTCGGAATCATTGAAACAGCAGACATATGCTATGATCGATACGAAAAAACCGATTGAGACGATTTATAATTTCGTTGATGAGGACGTATTTAAGCCTGTGGATCCCGGCAATTTAAAAGAGCAATTTGGTATTTTGCCGCATGAAAAAGTAATTATCCATGTCTCGAATTTCCGTAAAATAAAAAATCTGCCTGACGTGGTCGATTCATTCCTGAAGATTCGTGAGCGCATGCCGGCCAAATTATTATTAGTCGGGGATGGACCGGAAAAGCATCGTGTCACAGATATTGTTAAAGATTCACCTTATACGGATGATGTATTGTTTTTAGGGAAGCAGGAAAACATTACAGAACTTTTTGCAATCAGTGATTTAAAGTTATTGCTTTCAGAAAAAGAATCGTTCGGGCTTGTATTATTGGAAGCTATGGCATGCGGTATACCTGGCATAGGTACAGCGATCGGCGGGATTCCTGAAGTGATCGAACATGGTGTGAACGGCTATTTGGTTCCGCTTGGAGATACGCAAGCTGTCGCGGATTATGCGGTCGAACTGCTGCAGGATGAGGAAAAACATAAAGCTTTCAAAGAAGCCGCACTACAATCGGTACGCGAACAATTCCATGAATCAAAAATGGTTGAACAATATGAACGTATATATGAAAGTGTGGTTGAAAAAAAGAATGATTCCGCAACAATGGCAAGCGGCAAAGGAAGTCATTAA
- a CDS encoding biotin--[acetyl-CoA-carboxylase] ligase — protein sequence MHFTMKDEILKRFLTADGEPISGQVLADELNVSRTAIWKHMQTLKQEGYEFETVKKRGYKLLSVPDKVDMGQLQQFLTTERYGRQVHCYETVESTQLVAHELVRAGAPDGTVVIAEHQKAGRGRMMREWESTEGQGIWMTVIIRPDVAPHQAPQFTLVTAVAIVEAMKSSFKNFTPEIKWPNDILINGKKTTGILTEMVAEADRIQALLIGIGINVNQQKSDFPEQLQSIATSIAIEEGEPIERVHFVADVLESLEKYSDEYVKNGFGQIKQLWEQSSGTIGKQVKATTLREVVEGEAVSITESGVLEIRKENGEIIGIYSADIELLS from the coding sequence ATGCATTTCACGATGAAGGATGAAATTTTGAAACGATTTTTGACTGCGGATGGAGAACCGATTTCCGGCCAAGTGTTGGCGGATGAGCTTAACGTCTCCCGAACAGCAATATGGAAGCATATGCAAACATTGAAACAGGAAGGCTATGAGTTTGAAACGGTAAAAAAACGCGGGTATAAACTGTTATCTGTACCGGATAAAGTGGATATGGGTCAATTACAGCAATTTTTGACAACGGAACGCTATGGCCGACAAGTTCATTGTTATGAAACGGTTGAGTCGACACAGCTTGTTGCGCATGAACTTGTCCGAGCGGGTGCACCGGATGGCACGGTTGTTATCGCTGAGCACCAAAAGGCAGGGCGAGGGCGCATGATGCGTGAATGGGAATCGACAGAAGGACAAGGGATTTGGATGACTGTCATCATACGCCCGGATGTTGCCCCGCACCAGGCCCCACAATTTACTTTAGTTACTGCTGTGGCCATTGTTGAAGCGATGAAGTCGAGTTTTAAAAATTTCACACCTGAAATCAAATGGCCGAATGATATTTTAATTAACGGCAAAAAAACAACGGGAATTTTGACTGAAATGGTAGCTGAGGCTGATCGTATCCAGGCTTTACTCATTGGTATTGGGATTAATGTCAATCAGCAGAAGAGTGATTTCCCTGAACAGCTGCAATCGATTGCAACTTCGATTGCGATTGAAGAAGGAGAGCCGATTGAACGTGTGCATTTCGTCGCCGATGTGCTTGAATCATTGGAGAAATACAGTGATGAATACGTGAAAAACGGTTTCGGTCAAATTAAACAACTATGGGAACAGTCTTCGGGGACAATCGGAAAACAGGTGAAAGCAACAACACTCCGTGAAGTCGTTGAAGGGGAAGCTGTCAGTATTACTGAGAGCGGTGTCCTGGAAATTCGTAAAGAGAACGGAGAAATTATTGGTATTTATTCTGCTGATATTGAACTTTTATCGTAA
- the qcrB gene encoding menaquinol-cytochrome c reductase cytochrome b subunit, producing the protein MLNKIYDWVDERLDITPIWRDIADHEVPEHVNPAHHFSAFVYCFGGLTFFITVIQILSGMFLTMYYVPDVENAWKSVYYLQNEVAFGEIVRGMHHWGASLVIVMMFLHTLRVFFTGSYKKPRELNWLVGVGIFAIMLGLGFTGYLLPWDMKALFATKVGIEIAASVPFLGETIKILLAGDSTIIGAQTLTRFFAIHVFFLPAALFALLAVHFIMIRRQGISGPL; encoded by the coding sequence GTGCTAAATAAAATTTATGATTGGGTCGATGAACGTTTAGATATTACTCCTATTTGGCGTGATATTGCCGACCATGAAGTGCCAGAGCACGTTAACCCTGCCCATCACTTTTCAGCATTCGTTTACTGTTTCGGGGGATTAACATTCTTTATTACAGTAATCCAAATTCTATCAGGTATGTTCTTGACTATGTATTATGTACCAGATGTAGAGAATGCTTGGAAATCAGTTTACTATTTACAAAACGAAGTAGCATTCGGTGAAATCGTTCGTGGTATGCACCATTGGGGGGCATCTTTAGTAATTGTTATGATGTTCTTACATACACTTCGTGTATTCTTCACAGGTTCTTATAAAAAACCGCGTGAATTAAACTGGTTAGTTGGTGTAGGTATCTTTGCCATTATGTTAGGTTTAGGTTTCACAGGTTATTTATTACCATGGGATATGAAAGCGTTATTCGCGACTAAAGTAGGTATCGAAATTGCTGCATCTGTTCCGTTTTTAGGTGAAACGATAAAAATATTATTAGCTGGGGATTCTACGATTATCGGGGCACAAACTTTAACTCGTTTCTTTGCTATTCATGTATTCTTCTTACCAGCAGCACTATTTGCTCTATTGGCAGTTCACTTTATTATGATCCGCCGCCAAGGTATTTCAGGACCTCTATGA
- the mgsA gene encoding methylglyoxal synthase: MKIALIAHDRKKDNLIQFAIAYRDILKEHDLYATGTTGTMIEAETRLPITKFRSGPLGGDQQIGAMIANNDMDMVFFFRDPLTAQPHEPDVMALVRLCDLYHIPLATNMGTAEILLKGLQEGFVDWRILEERRK; the protein is encoded by the coding sequence ATGAAAATAGCATTAATAGCACATGACCGGAAAAAAGATAATTTAATTCAGTTTGCGATTGCGTATCGCGATATTTTAAAAGAGCATGATCTATATGCGACAGGCACTACGGGTACGATGATTGAAGCGGAAACAAGACTTCCGATTACGAAGTTTCGCTCAGGTCCATTAGGGGGAGATCAGCAAATCGGTGCGATGATCGCCAATAATGATATGGATATGGTATTTTTCTTCCGTGATCCATTGACAGCACAGCCACATGAGCCGGATGTCATGGCATTAGTGCGGTTATGTGACTTGTATCATATACCGCTTGCGACAAATATGGGAACAGCAGAAATTCTATTAAAAGGGCTTCAGGAAGGTTTTGTTGACTGGCGCATTTTAGAAGAACGCAGAAAATAA
- a CDS encoding DUF1405 domain-containing protein, whose translation MKAYMMQLWYVLNHRAFLTLLLIINLLGTVYGYYWYRGQLAVTDPIYYIFVPDSPTASLFFCFAIIGWLIGKNFKLMEVLAFITLIKYGLWAVAMNLLTFAENGQLGADGWMLVASHFLMAVQAVLYLPNYRFKMWHVMVAAIWTLHNDIIDYLFGQMPFYRVIYQYPSEIGYFTFWLSMVCIVFAFLESRKREYLQQD comes from the coding sequence ATGAAAGCATATATGATGCAATTGTGGTACGTATTAAACCATCGTGCCTTTTTAACATTACTGCTTATTATTAACTTGCTTGGTACAGTTTACGGCTATTACTGGTATCGGGGGCAGTTGGCAGTAACAGACCCGATTTACTATATATTCGTACCGGATTCGCCCACTGCAAGCTTATTTTTCTGTTTTGCCATTATTGGTTGGCTGATCGGCAAAAACTTCAAATTAATGGAAGTGCTTGCCTTTATCACGTTAATTAAATATGGATTATGGGCAGTTGCGATGAATCTTCTAACATTTGCGGAGAATGGACAGTTGGGAGCAGACGGGTGGATGCTCGTTGCTTCACATTTTTTAATGGCAGTACAGGCTGTTCTGTATTTACCGAATTACCGATTTAAAATGTGGCACGTGATGGTTGCGGCTATTTGGACATTGCATAACGATATAATCGACTATTTATTTGGCCAAATGCCATTTTACAGAGTCATTTACCAGTATCCAAGCGAGATCGGCTACTTCACTTTTTGGCTTTCGATGGTATGTATAGTCTTTGCTTTTCTTGAAAGCCGTAAGCGTGAATATTTGCAACAAGACTAG
- a CDS encoding ReoY family proteolytic degradation factor, which produces MTYSVPLNDKKLFIRWFLKNFQLKRREGVWILNYLLSNDDLLQNVHFVDEAHYCPRSIVMSTIETTSIPFRFYKENIMTSDAEKAFHDLRINAHEAIYFQLNFPSVPPDPLYLAVLEENPYVPADIFISEKDRLAAERLLENSVLEFQEQQLLKEIDEALDSGDKDRFFELSNLLQALKHTK; this is translated from the coding sequence TTGACATATTCCGTACCACTGAATGACAAAAAGTTGTTTATCAGGTGGTTTTTAAAAAATTTCCAGTTAAAAAGACGTGAAGGTGTATGGATTTTAAATTACTTATTAAGTAATGACGACTTGTTGCAAAACGTTCATTTCGTTGATGAAGCACATTATTGCCCGCGCTCCATTGTAATGTCGACAATTGAGACAACGAGTATCCCATTCCGATTTTATAAAGAAAATATTATGACATCCGATGCTGAAAAAGCATTTCATGATTTACGAATCAATGCACATGAAGCAATTTACTTTCAGCTGAACTTCCCGAGTGTACCGCCTGATCCTCTGTATTTGGCGGTACTGGAGGAAAACCCGTATGTACCTGCTGATATCTTTATTAGTGAAAAAGACCGTCTAGCAGCAGAGCGTTTACTGGAAAATAGTGTACTAGAATTCCAGGAACAGCAACTGTTAAAAGAAATAGATGAAGCGCTGGACAGTGGAGATAAAGATCGTTTTTTCGAGTTATCTAATTTATTGCAAGCATTAAAGCATACGAAGTAA
- a CDS encoding YitT family protein translates to MQGIKIQNIIGILIGSAIFSFGFVHFNMQNQLGEGGFSGITLILYFTLNWDPALMNLLLNIPMFILGWRLLGKKSFIYTIIGTLSVSVFLKIFQIYEVDMNLQDDLFLVSLFAGVFVGIGLGIVFRFGGTTGGVDILARLANKYLGWSMGKTMFGFDFFVIILSWMTFLDARSMMYTLVAVYVGGRVIDLVQEGAYSAKGAFIISVKSDEIANLITNNMDRGVTVFDGHGHFTKEHRDVLYCVIGRNELVRLKNIVHGIDPHAFVSVMDVRDVTGEGFTLDDKKQPLH, encoded by the coding sequence ATGCAAGGAATAAAAATACAGAATATCATCGGAATTCTTATCGGTTCCGCAATATTCAGTTTCGGTTTTGTCCACTTCAATATGCAAAACCAACTGGGTGAAGGTGGATTTAGTGGTATTACACTTATTTTATATTTTACACTAAATTGGGACCCAGCATTAATGAATTTGTTATTAAATATTCCAATGTTTATTCTAGGATGGCGTTTACTAGGGAAAAAATCATTTATCTATACGATCATCGGTACACTTAGCGTATCGGTATTCTTAAAAATCTTCCAAATATACGAAGTCGATATGAACTTGCAGGATGATCTATTCCTTGTATCGTTGTTTGCAGGGGTATTCGTCGGGATCGGTTTAGGGATTGTGTTTCGATTCGGCGGGACAACCGGCGGGGTCGATATTTTAGCCCGACTTGCAAATAAATATCTTGGTTGGAGTATGGGTAAAACGATGTTCGGCTTTGATTTCTTTGTCATTATCCTTTCCTGGATGACATTTTTGGATGCCCGTTCGATGATGTATACATTAGTAGCCGTATATGTTGGCGGCCGTGTCATTGATTTAGTGCAGGAAGGCGCCTATTCAGCAAAAGGTGCATTTATTATTTCGGTGAAGTCCGATGAGATCGCAAACCTAATTACGAATAATATGGACCGTGGCGTAACCGTTTTTGACGGTCATGGTCATTTTACAAAAGAACACCGGGATGTTCTGTACTGTGTAATCGGACGAAATGAACTTGTCCGTCTAAAAAATATTGTCCACGGCATCGATCCGCATGCATTCGTATCCGTCATGGATGTCCGCGATGTAACTGGTGAAGGTTTCACATTGGACGATAAAAAACAGCCTCTTCATTAG
- a CDS encoding ubiquinol-cytochrome c reductase iron-sulfur subunit produces MSRNRVTRRQFLTYTITGVGGFMAAGMLMPMVRFAIDPILQSKEDGDFVQTSKKIAEITEVPVKVDFSYEQTDGWYKSEVADAAWVYKEGDEIIAISPVCKHLGCTVNWEGNPEHANQFFCACHAGRYEKTGVNVKGTPPLGPLDMYEVSENDGFLMLGKKIANTHSN; encoded by the coding sequence ATGAGTAGGAATCGAGTTACAAGACGTCAATTTTTAACTTATACAATTACTGGTGTAGGTGGATTTATGGCGGCAGGAATGTTAATGCCAATGGTACGTTTTGCTATTGACCCAATTCTTCAGTCAAAAGAAGATGGTGATTTTGTACAAACAAGCAAAAAAATTGCCGAGATTACAGAAGTTCCAGTCAAAGTGGATTTCTCGTATGAACAGACGGATGGTTGGTACAAATCAGAAGTAGCAGATGCTGCTTGGGTTTACAAAGAAGGCGACGAAATCATCGCAATCTCACCTGTATGTAAACATTTAGGGTGTACTGTAAACTGGGAAGGTAATCCAGAACACGCAAATCAATTCTTCTGTGCATGTCATGCGGGACGTTATGAAAAAACAGGCGTAAACGTAAAAGGTACACCGCCTCTTGGACCACTGGATATGTATGAAGTGTCAGAAAATGATGGTTTCTTAATGCTTGGGAAAAAAATCGCTAACACACACAGTAACTAA